In one window of Hevea brasiliensis isolate MT/VB/25A 57/8 chromosome 10, ASM3005281v1, whole genome shotgun sequence DNA:
- the LOC110649334 gene encoding uncharacterized protein LOC110649334: MAPLLYLRFKKVLLLYLVFFLFVSVLLCASSDCSQLERKGFIGRRRMLEVEKDQVQLPKKKSTNSSTKNQTNLIKPNLSSSKNQTKLSKTSLSTKNQTKITKFTNSTKAAFYSLSKAELKKLNSTSQLKKLNSTSKAYNSTKTSSGSTKKTSDLLKLGFPKNKTSKATSTKGSQILVSDSESQKQTKSPLKTAEKKPNNEKKTTTQQAQKQPSWVDQEGEDDLVAEFRALPSKFQQSLLPDIEKISITSKKYLTKANKEMAKGFKPIVGNRYASTIATVVCFAFILIPLLLVSLIVSRIKAYFSIQKIVIFIQVYLSIYFFILCLSSLVTGLEPLRFFYATSQPMYVCLMVLQTLGYVLYLLLLLMHLILVFSTESGLGSKFLGLGQTFVGFAVGLHFYVAVSHRVVMHQPPKTTWKVHGIYATCFLVICLFAKFDRTKKAYLQDGDEEGKKN, from the coding sequence ATGGCTCCACTCTTGTACTTGAGATTCAAGAAGGTACTTCTGCTTTATCTCGTTTTCTTCCTGTTTGTTTCTGTTCTTCTTTGTGCCTCCTCAGATTGTTCTCAGCTAGAAAGGAAAGGGTTTATTGGTAGAAGAAGAATGTTAGAGGTGGAAAAAGATCAAGTCCAGCTGCCTAAGAAAAAAAGTACCAATTCTTCTACCAAGAACCAAACCAACCTAATCAAACCCAATCTTTCCTCTTCAAAAAACCAAACTAAGCTCTCTAAGACTAGCTTATCTACTAAGAACCAAACCaagattacaaaatttacaaattcAACTAAAGCAGCTTTTTACTCCTTATCCAAGGCTGAGCTTAAAAAGCTCAATTCCACTTCCCAGCTTAAGAAGCTCAATTCCACGTCAAAAGCTTACAACTCTACCAAAACCAGCTCCGGCTCTACTAAAAAAACCTCAGATCTACTCAAATTAGGCTTCCCCAAGAACAAAACATCCAAAGCCACTTCAACAAAAGGATCCCAAATTCTTGTGAGTGATTCTGAATCTCAAAAACAAACCAAGAGCCCATTAAAAACCGCAGAGAAAAAACCCAATAACGAGAAGAAGACCACCACCCAGCAGGCACAAAAACAACCCAGTTGGGTTGATCAAGAAGGGGAGGATGATTTGGTCGCTGAGTTCAGAGCTCTACCATCCAAATTTCAACAATCTCTCCTGCCAGACATTGAAAAGATCTCAATAACCTCCAAAAAATACCTCACAAAAGCCAACAAAGAAATGGCCAAAGGGTTCAAGCCCATAGTTGGAAACAGATATGCATCCACCATTGCCACTGTAGTCTGTTTCGCTTTCATTTTAATACCTCTCCTTCTAGTTTCTTTAATCGTCAGCCGCATCAAAGCTTATTTCTCTATCCAAAAGATCGTCATCTTCATTCAAGTTTATCTCTCAATTTACTTCTTCATTCTTTGTCTCTCTTCTCTAGTTACTGGGCTGGAGCCTTTGAGGTTTTTCTACGCTACTTCGCAACCCATGTACGTCTGTTTAATGGTTCTGCAAACCCTTGGCTACGTGTTGTATCTGTTGTTGCTGTTAATGCACTTGATTCTGGTGTTTTCCACTGAATCTGGGCTGGGCTCAAAGTTTCTAGGCCTGGGCCAGACCTTCGTGGGCTTCGCTGTTGGGCTACATTTCTACGTAGCGGTTTCCCACAGGGTGGTCATGCACCAGCCACCCAAGACTACGTGGAAGGTTCATGGGATTTATGCCACGTGTTTTCTTGTGATTTGTCTGTTTGC